One Chloroflexota bacterium genomic window, GCGCTCGCCCCCGGCCATGGCGGCCTGCAGCGTGGTATAGATCTGGCTCAGCTCCTGGATGGGCTGGAAGAAGCGGGTCACGTAGGCCAGGAAGGCCACCACCACGCCCAGGGTCAGGTCCTGTCGGGCCACGGCGAGCCCGCCGAACCACAGCACGATGCCCGTCGCCAGCATGCCCAGGAACTCGACGGAGGGGAGGAAGACGAAGGAGAGGGACATGGCGGCGATGTTGGCGTCCCGGTTAGCCCGGTTGACCTCGTCGAAGCGCTCCTGGGTGGCGTGTTCCTGGGCGAAGGCCTGGATCACCCGCATCGCGGCGATGTCCTCCGCCAGATCGCCCACGACGGCGGCGATCCGGGATCGGGTCAGGCTGAAGGCCCTTCGAGCCCGGCGGGCGAAGACGAGCGTCGCCAGTGCCATGAGCGGCAGCACGCTGAAGGTGAGCAGCGCCAGTCGGGGGCTCATGGAGAGCATCACCACGATGATGCCCCCCAGCACCAGCAGGTCGCCGATCAGCCGGATCAACCCCTGCGACAGCAGCTCGTTGATCACAGCCACGTCGTTGATGACCCGGGAGATGGTGACGCCGATGATGTGGGTGTCGTGGTAGCCCAGGGACAGCCTTTGCAGATGGCGGAAAAGCTGGGCCCGTAGAGTCGCCAGCACGCGCTGCCCGACCCAGGAGAGCAGGTATCGCTGCCCGGCCGAGGCCAGGTAGATGCCCAGGAAGACCCCGGCCGTCAGCAGGGCGATACGGGTCAGCCCGGCCGGGTCCCCCTGCACGATGTGCTGATCGATGGCCACCTTGATGAGATAGGGGGCGGCCAGGGTGAGGGCCGAGGCGATCAGCATCAGCGCGAAGGCGAGGAACATCCGTTGCCAGTGGGGGCGCAGGTAGGCCAGCAGCCGTGCCACGACGCGCCAGTCGAAGGCGCCTCTGTCGGCCTCCCCGCCCAGGCGGCGCAGGACGCCGCGCGGCCCCATGGGTGCGCCCGCTGCGCCGATGGAGAAGCTCATGATCCGCACCTCCGGGGGCATTTCGGTCGGGATGGCGGGGGCGGCATGTCCTCTTGCGGCCGTAACTGGCGGTAGTAGATCTCCGCGTACAGCCCCGATGTGTGCAGCAGCTCCTCGTGAGTGCCGCGGGCGGCGATGCGCCCCCGCTCCAGCACCAGGATCAGGTCGGCCATGCGCACCGTGCTCAGGCGCTGGGCGATGACGAAGGACGTCCGGCCTCGCATCAGCCGTTCCAGCGCCATCTGGATCAGCCGCTCCGTCTCCGTGTCCACGCTGGACGTGGCGTCATCCAGGATCAGGATGCGGGGGTCCTTGAGCAGCGCCCGGGCGATGGCGATGCGCTGCTTCTGGCCGCCGGAGAGGGTGACGCCGCGCTCGCCCACATGGGTGTCGTACCCTTTGGGCATGGCCATGATGAAGTCATGGGCCTGGGCGGCCCGGGCGGCCTCGACGATCTCCGCCTCCGTCGCGTCGGGACGGCCAAAGGCGATGTTCTCCCGGATGGTGGCGGCGAAGAGCGTCGTCTCCTGCAGCACGATGCCGATCTGCGATCGCAGCGAGTTGAGCGTCACGCGGCGGATATCGTATCCGTCGATGAGGATACGCCCCTCGGTGGGGTCATAGAACCGTGGGATCAGGTTGATGATGGTCGACTTGCCGGAACCCGTGGCGCCCAGCAGGGCGACCACCTGCCCGGGGTGCACCTCGAAGCTGATGTCCCGGAGCACCTGGTGTCGGCCGAAGTAGGCGAAGGAAACGCGCTCGAACCGAACGTGGCCGCTCACCGGCGGGAGCGGCACGGCGTCCGGCGCGTCCTGCACCTCTGATTCGGCGTCCAGGATCTCGAAGATGCGCTCGCCGGAGGCCACCGCCTGCGCGATGGCGGAGACGATCATGCCCAGGCGGCGCACGGGCATGACGAGCTGGCCCAGATAGGTGGAGAAGGCCACCAGCTCGCCCAGGGTGAGCTGGCCACGCACGACCAGGAGGCCGCCGTACCAGATGATGAAGACCGTTCCCACGTTCGCGATGAGATCCATGAGCGGGATGTTAAACGCCTGGAGATGGGCGGCCTGGGCGGCGAGGTTGAACCATCGGTCGTTCTCACGGTCGAAGCGGGCGATCTCCGCATCCTCCTGGGCGAAGGCCTTGACGATGCGAGCGCCGCGCAGGTTCTGCTCCAGCCGGGTGGTCAACACGGCCAGTTGCTGCTGGATGGCCAGGGAGAGCGGGCGATATCGGCGGCCGAAGTAGAGGGCCCGGTGGGCCAGCAGCGGCATGGTACCCAGGGCCAGCAGGGCCAGACGGGGGTTCATCCACACCAGCATCGCCGCCGTCCCCATCAGCAGCACGGTGCCGTCCACCAGCCGCAGGAAGGCACGCCCGGTGAGGAAGCGGATGCGCTCGACATCCTGGATCGCCCGGGAGAGCAGCTGCCCCGTCTCCGTGCGGTCGTGGTAGGAGAAGGAGAGGGTGGACAGCTTCCGGTGGATGGCGTTACGCAGGTCGTAGGCGACGCCCTGGGAGGCGATCTCCGTCCATCGCCCTTGCAGGAAGGTGAGCACGCCTTTGAGCAGCGTCACCCCGAGGAGGGCCAGCACGGACCACCCCAGCAGCCGTACGTTTCGGCCGCCGATGCCCTGGTCCACGATCCAGCGGATGAATTGGGGGATGGCCAGGGCCAGCGCGTTGATGCCCAGCAGCGTCAGGTAGGCGGCTGCGCTCAGGCGCCAATATGGGCGAAGATAGCCGAAGCAGCGCAATAGGGTGTGTGTGGCTCCTGGTTTGTGCAAGGGGAGCGGAGCCGGGCTCTCCTTCGTCGGCATGGCATATCTCCATGTGGATGATCGCCTGGGAGTCAACAGGAAGTGTAGTCCAGGGCCCGGGGCGTGTCAAGGCGTTTGCGCGTCGGCACTTGTGAAGGTTGAGAAATTGCTTCGATAGGGGTGCATGTGGCCGCTCGATCGCCAATTCCTTGCCTCCCGCTGCCGGAGCCGGATCACCTGGTCTCGACTCCTCCGTAGCTCAAGGAGAAGGGCAGATATGGAAATCTGCTCTCCCCTGAATCGCAAAGGTGACGTGGAAAGATACTCCGCCTCACCGCCGGATTGAAAAGCATCCTCACATCGGTAGGGCCTTTTCAAAGTCCAACGCCCATATTGGCATACATGGCGCCTGCAGGGATGAGGCAAGGTGTCGTGTCTGTATACGCATCTTCTCGGCTTCCCCCAGCACACGACGTGGCCAGACGTACCCCACCCCCCTGTCGTCCCCCCTCCCCGATTCGCTTCGCTGGGAGGGGGGACCTGGGAGTGGGTGGTGGCGGCGGCGCAGCTCCGCTGCGCC contains:
- a CDS encoding ABC transporter ATP-binding protein, which translates into the protein MSFSIGAAGAPMGPRGVLRRLGGEADRGAFDWRVVARLLAYLRPHWQRMFLAFALMLIASALTLAAPYLIKVAIDQHIVQGDPAGLTRIALLTAGVFLGIYLASAGQRYLLSWVGQRVLATLRAQLFRHLQRLSLGYHDTHIIGVTISRVINDVAVINELLSQGLIRLIGDLLVLGGIIVVMLSMSPRLALLTFSVLPLMALATLVFARRARRAFSLTRSRIAAVVGDLAEDIAAMRVIQAFAQEHATQERFDEVNRANRDANIAAMSLSFVFLPSVEFLGMLATGIVLWFGGLAVARQDLTLGVVVAFLAYVTRFFQPIQELSQIYTTLQAAMAGGERVLELLDTEPEVKDRPDAIEMPPITGRIELRHVHFAYRGDAPVLHDVNLTIEPGQTVALVGPTGAGKTSIANLIARFYDVTEGAVLIDGIDVRDVTQRSLRRQMGLVPQDPFLFSGTVADNIRFGRPDVPDEAVEEAARLANAHEFIMALPDGYETEVLEGGVNLSVGQRQLICIARAVLAAPRILILDEATSSVDTVTETLIQDALERLLAGRTAVVIAHRLSTIRNADLICVVQAGRIVERGTHTELLARGGIYRELYERQFVDI
- a CDS encoding ABC transporter ATP-binding protein, translated to MPTKESPAPLPLHKPGATHTLLRCFGYLRPYWRLSAAAYLTLLGINALALAIPQFIRWIVDQGIGGRNVRLLGWSVLALLGVTLLKGVLTFLQGRWTEIASQGVAYDLRNAIHRKLSTLSFSYHDRTETGQLLSRAIQDVERIRFLTGRAFLRLVDGTVLLMGTAAMLVWMNPRLALLALGTMPLLAHRALYFGRRYRPLSLAIQQQLAVLTTRLEQNLRGARIVKAFAQEDAEIARFDRENDRWFNLAAQAAHLQAFNIPLMDLIANVGTVFIIWYGGLLVVRGQLTLGELVAFSTYLGQLVMPVRRLGMIVSAIAQAVASGERIFEILDAESEVQDAPDAVPLPPVSGHVRFERVSFAYFGRHQVLRDISFEVHPGQVVALLGATGSGKSTIINLIPRFYDPTEGRILIDGYDIRRVTLNSLRSQIGIVLQETTLFAATIRENIAFGRPDATEAEIVEAARAAQAHDFIMAMPKGYDTHVGERGVTLSGGQKQRIAIARALLKDPRILILDDATSSVDTETERLIQMALERLMRGRTSFVIAQRLSTVRMADLILVLERGRIAARGTHEELLHTSGLYAEIYYRQLRPQEDMPPPPSRPKCPRRCGS